A stretch of the Aegilops tauschii subsp. strangulata cultivar AL8/78 chromosome 4, Aet v6.0, whole genome shotgun sequence genome encodes the following:
- the LOC109735435 gene encoding transcription factor bHLH19-like encodes MYQQEGGPVPVPGREQQFAEPPLPGREAQCYTPPMAIPMFSPSRSSNFPSFGGSSSLPNLPFGSATVKNELGQPSPPPSSNFLSFGPGQASTLNFSGWQRDGVQGTMQQLQAPERRGRAPQEHVIAERKRREKLQQQFVSLATIVPGLKKTDKLSLLGSTIDYVKQLEEKVKALEQGSRRPSESMVFDSKCCISAPNNDAAGPSGSGSGSGYSSPDIEASIKGNTALLNICCNERRGVLVMIMSELENQGLSIINTNVIPFTDSCLNITTTAKARPLCPGHIYIVHMRL; translated from the exons ATGTATCAGCAAGAAGGGGGTCCAGTACCCGTACCCGGTAGGGAGCAGCAGTTTGCAGAGCCACCGCTACCTGGCCGTGAAGCGCAGTGCTACACGCCACCGATGGCAATCCCGATGTTCAGTCCATCTCGCAGCTCCAATTTCCCGAGCTTTGGGGGCTCATCGTCATTGCCGAACTTGCCATTCGGATCGGCAACGGTGAAGAACGAGCTGGGGCAACCGTCTCCGCCGCCATCATCCAACTTCCTCTCCTTCGGCCCTGGCCAGGCTAGCACCCTGAACTTCTCCGGCTGGCAGCGCGACGGAGTCCAAGGGACGATGCAGCAGCTGCAGGCGCCCGAGAGGCGGGGCAGGGCGCCGCAAGAGCACGTCATCGCCGAGCGCAAGCGGCGGGAGAAGCTGCAGCAGCAGTTCGTGTCCTTGGCCACCATCGTCCCCGGCCTCAAGAAG ACTGACAAGCTCTCTCTGCTGGGGAGTACCATCGACTACGTGAAGCAGCTCGAGGAGAAGGTGAAGGCCCTGGAGCAAGGCTCACGGAGGCCGTCAGAGTCCATGGTGTTCGACAGCAAATGCTGCATATCCGCTCCCAACAACGATGCAGCAGGCCCCAGCGGGAGCGGCTCCGGGTCCGGGTACTCAAGCCCGGACATTGAGGCCAGCATCAAAGGGAACACGGCACTCCTGAATATCTGCTGCAACGAGAGGAGAGGGGTGCTGGTGATGATCATGTCTGAGCTCGAAAATCAGGGCCTGTCAATCATAAACACCAACGTCATACCGTTTACGGACTCCTGCCTCAACATCACCACCACGGCAAAGGCAAGGCCCCTCTGCCCTGGTCATATATACATTGTGCATATGCGGTTATAA